Proteins from one Natrinema salinisoli genomic window:
- a CDS encoding NifU family protein, whose amino-acid sequence MSTETQNDGDDLEDRVTNFLRRNFPQIQMHGGSAAIQDIDRESGEVSIALGGACSGCGISPMTIQAIKSRMVKEIPEIEKVNASTGMDGGEEEMDGMSPSFPGETVDDDGGEVDEGPEAPF is encoded by the coding sequence ATGAGTACCGAGACCCAGAACGACGGAGACGACCTCGAAGACCGCGTGACGAACTTCCTGCGACGGAACTTCCCGCAGATTCAGATGCACGGCGGCAGCGCAGCGATTCAGGACATCGATCGCGAGAGCGGCGAAGTCAGCATCGCCCTCGGTGGCGCCTGCAGTGGCTGTGGGATCTCCCCGATGACGATCCAGGCGATCAAGAGCCGGATGGTCAAGGAGATTCCCGAGATCGAGAAGGTCAACGCCTCCACCGGCATGGATGGCGGCGAGGAAGAGATGGACGGCATGAGTCCGTCCTTCCCCGGCGAGACCGTCGACGACGACGGCGGCGAAGTCGACGAAGGACCGGAAGCACCGTTCTAA
- a CDS encoding DUF5783 family protein — MADFDPEKFEDKYANYFPELQQAYKNAFNRMNDRYDSELVHAIDQQVLNESEPFYDGDGEFHVELPDDPYGRLSGVVVEEERFETILEAHIDEIETELQRVFGFQ, encoded by the coding sequence ATGGCCGACTTCGATCCCGAGAAGTTCGAGGACAAGTACGCGAACTACTTTCCCGAACTCCAGCAGGCGTACAAGAACGCGTTCAACCGTATGAACGACCGCTACGACTCCGAACTCGTTCACGCGATCGACCAGCAGGTGTTGAACGAGAGCGAGCCCTTCTACGACGGTGACGGGGAGTTCCACGTCGAACTTCCGGACGACCCCTACGGGCGACTGTCGGGCGTAGTCGTCGAGGAAGAGCGGTTCGAGACGATCCTCGAGGCCCATATCGACGAAATCGAAACCGAACTGCAGCGCGTGTTCGGGTTCCAGTAA
- a CDS encoding DUF7260 family protein yields MTGSTAVHRALERLDEERDAVAERGAAFEAFSTRVRELPATSPGPTGDRQPPTASPAAMAPPVQTQRSAPSPSETHCVTVREAFDEIVQPHSTADIDTDESLVETIAAELNEDIAVALATETGWTPALKIAVLEETATRRREVTVLEETLRDERQTVEAAIDEVDEIVSWLRSTADESLLQCGFDRLEGKHEQLATYRDRLEELTTDRQTQLAGSTNRYGPGGTRYRTMVESVYSECPVRYPILSTATRLYGICKDCQRTIRAHLSRRV; encoded by the coding sequence GTGACCGGATCGACGGCCGTCCATCGGGCACTGGAACGCCTCGACGAGGAACGGGACGCCGTCGCGGAGCGCGGAGCGGCGTTCGAAGCGTTCTCGACGCGCGTTCGAGAGCTCCCGGCAACGAGCCCCGGTCCGACAGGGGATCGACAGCCACCGACGGCATCACCGGCGGCGATGGCACCGCCGGTTCAGACGCAGCGATCGGCACCATCCCCGTCGGAAACCCATTGTGTCACCGTTCGAGAGGCGTTCGACGAAATCGTCCAGCCACACAGCACCGCCGATATCGATACTGACGAATCGCTCGTGGAAACGATCGCAGCGGAACTGAACGAGGATATCGCCGTCGCGCTGGCGACGGAAACCGGCTGGACGCCGGCACTCAAAATCGCCGTCCTCGAGGAGACCGCGACCAGACGGCGAGAGGTGACGGTGCTCGAGGAAACCCTCCGAGACGAACGGCAAACGGTCGAGGCGGCGATCGACGAGGTCGACGAAATCGTCTCGTGGCTGCGATCGACCGCCGACGAGTCGCTCCTCCAGTGTGGTTTCGACCGGCTCGAAGGAAAGCACGAGCAGCTCGCGACCTATCGGGATCGGCTCGAGGAGCTCACGACCGACCGGCAAACGCAGCTCGCCGGCTCGACGAACCGCTACGGCCCGGGCGGCACCCGGTATCGAACCATGGTGGAATCCGTCTATTCGGAGTGTCCCGTCCGGTATCCGATCCTCTCGACCGCGACGCGACTGTACGGCATCTGCAAGGACTGTCAACGAACGATTCGGGCACACCTGTCGCGGCGCGTGTAG
- a CDS encoding DUF7551 domain-containing protein — protein MVGTTLREIRHHIERLANDGGEYYVVCGRSGERPVPVAGHRFATRTDAADAARATEQYRAALRRYDPQLPFYDPIVSQERSPRRGTGDDRGSDRPVAEPAGDPSVDQDQPTGEDNPLISFCHDVSGAVFESLSARDHADAERAIMETYLAAAEATTDRNTLCLVLLETMAAELEEQLHATERTALLRAAAANLSPVEPADDPVEASLAFLDSLSLVRDYGITRDSDATTGDVWTVSIRGYAIECGTQRFPTLPLGIDILRRTDAPTAPLGVTDVTALGDGDWQFVLAGNSETAGGLVCTRRADQ, from the coding sequence ATGGTTGGAACCACGCTCCGCGAAATTCGCCATCACATCGAACGGTTGGCCAACGACGGCGGGGAGTACTACGTCGTCTGCGGTCGCTCCGGTGAACGACCCGTCCCGGTCGCCGGTCACCGATTCGCGACCCGGACGGACGCGGCGGACGCCGCACGGGCGACCGAACAGTATCGGGCCGCACTCAGACGGTACGATCCGCAGTTACCGTTTTACGATCCGATCGTCAGTCAGGAACGGTCGCCACGTAGGGGAACGGGCGACGATCGCGGCTCGGATCGACCGGTCGCGGAACCCGCCGGCGATCCGTCGGTCGATCAGGACCAACCGACCGGCGAGGACAATCCGCTGATCAGTTTCTGTCACGACGTCTCGGGAGCCGTCTTCGAATCGCTCTCCGCCCGCGATCACGCGGACGCCGAGCGAGCGATCATGGAGACGTATCTGGCCGCGGCGGAAGCGACGACCGATCGGAACACACTCTGTCTGGTACTGCTCGAGACCATGGCCGCCGAACTCGAGGAACAGCTGCACGCGACGGAACGGACGGCGCTCCTGCGGGCGGCAGCGGCGAACCTCTCGCCGGTCGAGCCGGCGGACGATCCGGTCGAAGCGAGCCTCGCCTTTCTGGATTCGCTGTCGCTGGTGCGGGACTACGGGATCACGCGTGATTCGGACGCGACGACGGGTGACGTCTGGACCGTCTCGATCCGAGGATACGCGATCGAGTGTGGAACGCAGCGGTTCCCGACGCTCCCGCTCGGGATCGACATCCTGCGCCGAACGGACGCGCCGACCGCACCCCTCGGCGTGACCGACGTGACCGCACTCGGCGACGGCGACTGGCAGTTCGTTCTGGCAGGCAATTCGGAGACGGCGGGCGGATTGGTCTGTACGCGGAGGGCAGACCAGTGA
- a CDS encoding PHP-associated domain-containing protein, whose protein sequence is MTSQIPFAIDFHVHSDDSYDGHEPIELILEHAADIGLDGVVITDHDEIGESRRAARLAPEYGLIGIPGVEVSTRHGHLLAIGVETRPDPGQPFMDTVEAVRELGGVAIVPHPFQRSRHGVRKRHIDDADAIETYNSMVFTGYRNRRARTFAKRRDYPQIGASDAHYLPNVGKAYTEVLVMPDAANPTKADIDGAELVEAILEGRTQIRGKRTPIRKSAVQYGKGAVRKTAYMFTSRTPLLPTVPASMDRST, encoded by the coding sequence ATGACCTCCCAGATTCCGTTCGCGATCGACTTTCACGTCCACTCCGACGACTCCTACGACGGGCACGAACCGATCGAACTCATTCTCGAGCACGCCGCGGATATCGGGCTCGACGGTGTCGTCATCACTGACCACGACGAGATAGGCGAATCGCGACGGGCAGCCCGTCTCGCGCCGGAGTACGGCCTGATCGGTATCCCCGGCGTCGAGGTGTCGACGCGACACGGCCACTTACTGGCGATCGGTGTCGAGACGCGGCCGGATCCCGGCCAGCCGTTCATGGACACCGTCGAGGCCGTTCGCGAACTCGGCGGCGTGGCGATCGTCCCTCATCCGTTCCAGCGCAGCCGGCACGGCGTTCGGAAACGTCACATCGACGACGCCGACGCGATCGAGACCTACAACTCGATGGTCTTCACCGGCTACCGCAACCGACGTGCTCGAACGTTCGCGAAACGGCGTGACTATCCTCAGATCGGTGCCAGCGACGCTCACTACCTCCCGAACGTCGGCAAGGCCTACACCGAGGTTCTCGTGATGCCCGACGCCGCGAACCCGACGAAGGCCGACATCGACGGCGCGGAACTCGTCGAGGCGATCCTCGAGGGCCGGACCCAGATCCGGGGCAAACGAACCCCGATCCGCAAGAGCGCCGTTCAGTACGGAAAGGGGGCGGTACGGAAGACGGCGTACATGTTCACTTCGCGTACGCCGCTCCTGCCGACGGTGCCGGCCTCGATGGACAGATCGACCTGA
- a CDS encoding single-stranded-DNA-specific exonuclease RecJ, giving the protein MAGPVPELEDRSTTCAKRLCEADRVLLASHIDADGLTSAAIAATALERAEIPFETVFEKQLDEDAIADIAATSYETVLFTDFGSGQLDIIGDHEDAGDFTPVIADHHQPADRETAYHLNPLLFGLNGASELSGAGASYVLARALADVSDSTPDPDVAADGGTVTASGAANARADNCDLAALAVVGAVGDMQAAGGELHGANQGIVDEGVAAGVLETGKDLALYGKQTRPLPKLLEYASDVHIPGISNDENGALRFLDGLDLELKRNGEWRRWAGLTFDEKQTVASALVRRAVSSGVPAKKIDQLVSTAYVLSEEPVGTELRDASEFSTLLNATARYERADVGLGVCLGDREGALERARQLLREHRRNLSNGIDLVTREGATQKEHVQWFHASDEIRETIVGIVAGMAMGNAGISRSKPIIAFAEKNDEEVKVSSRGTHSLVRQGLDLSVVMGEASRAVGGDGGGHDVAAGATVPKGKEEAFVEHADEIVGEQLS; this is encoded by the coding sequence ATGGCAGGGCCGGTTCCCGAACTCGAGGATCGCTCGACAACGTGTGCAAAGCGGCTGTGCGAGGCCGATCGCGTGTTGCTCGCCTCCCACATCGACGCCGACGGGCTCACGAGCGCCGCGATCGCCGCGACGGCCCTCGAGCGGGCGGAGATCCCGTTCGAGACGGTCTTCGAGAAGCAACTCGACGAGGACGCGATAGCGGACATCGCGGCGACCTCCTACGAGACCGTTCTCTTCACCGACTTCGGGAGCGGCCAGCTCGATATCATCGGCGACCACGAGGACGCGGGTGACTTCACCCCCGTCATCGCGGACCACCACCAGCCCGCCGATCGAGAGACGGCGTACCACCTCAATCCGCTCCTGTTCGGACTCAACGGCGCGTCCGAACTGTCGGGAGCCGGCGCGAGTTACGTTCTCGCGCGGGCGCTCGCGGACGTTTCCGACAGCACGCCGGATCCGGACGTTGCGGCGGACGGAGGGACTGTCACCGCGTCGGGAGCCGCGAACGCACGCGCAGACAACTGCGACCTCGCCGCCCTCGCGGTCGTCGGTGCGGTCGGCGACATGCAGGCCGCTGGCGGCGAGCTCCACGGTGCGAACCAGGGCATCGTCGACGAGGGCGTCGCGGCCGGCGTCCTCGAGACGGGCAAGGACCTCGCGCTCTACGGAAAACAGACTCGACCGCTCCCCAAACTGCTCGAGTACGCCAGCGACGTCCACATCCCCGGCATCTCGAACGACGAGAACGGCGCGTTGCGATTCCTCGACGGGCTCGACCTCGAGTTGAAACGCAACGGCGAGTGGCGCCGCTGGGCCGGACTGACGTTCGACGAGAAACAGACCGTCGCGAGCGCGCTCGTCCGGCGGGCCGTCTCGAGCGGCGTACCGGCGAAAAAGATCGATCAACTCGTGAGCACGGCCTACGTGCTCAGCGAGGAACCTGTCGGCACCGAACTCCGGGACGCGAGCGAGTTCTCGACCCTGCTGAACGCGACCGCCCGCTACGAGCGGGCCGACGTCGGCCTCGGCGTCTGTCTCGGCGACCGGGAGGGCGCGCTCGAGCGCGCACGGCAGCTCCTGCGCGAACACCGACGCAACCTCTCGAACGGCATCGATCTCGTGACTCGAGAGGGGGCGACCCAGAAGGAACACGTCCAGTGGTTCCACGCGAGCGACGAGATCCGCGAGACGATCGTCGGCATCGTCGCGGGGATGGCGATGGGGAACGCGGGGATCAGTCGCTCCAAGCCGATCATTGCGTTCGCAGAGAAGAACGACGAGGAAGTGAAAGTCTCCTCGCGGGGTACGCACTCCCTCGTCCGACAGGGGTTGGACCTCTCGGTCGTGATGGGGGAGGCCTCTCGAGCGGTCGGCGGCGACGGCGGCGGTCACGACGTCGCAGCGGGGGCGACGGTTCCGAAAGGGAAAGAGGAGGCCTTCGTCGAACACGCCGACGAGATCGTCGGCGAACAACTCTCCTAG
- a CDS encoding complex I NDUFA9 subunit family protein: protein MNVLVAGGTGFIGRSLCRVLVDRGHAVTAASRTPDADGLPDGVETTELDVTERELAGTVAGHDAVVNLVALPSHVQPRGRSHESVHYDGTRHLVAASEDTSVERFVQLSGLGVESGVETAYFRAKRRAERVVRRSSLEWVIYRPSVVFGDGCAFLPFVERLSPPLITPLPGGGRTRLQPIWVGDLAPMLADGLEDDRHVGRCYEIGGPERLTFAETVRQIRGGGIVVPIPMGLTAVAAMLVDPVPWIPFGRDQYRVLGLDNTTADNDVAAFGVSPEALRTLSAYLAAADPESDIEPIDA from the coding sequence ATGAACGTCCTGGTCGCGGGGGGCACGGGCTTTATCGGTCGATCCCTCTGTCGCGTCCTGGTCGACCGCGGACACGCGGTGACGGCCGCCTCGCGGACGCCCGACGCGGACGGGCTACCCGACGGCGTCGAGACGACGGAACTGGACGTGACCGAGCGGGAACTCGCGGGGACTGTGGCCGGTCACGACGCGGTCGTCAACCTCGTGGCGCTCCCGTCGCACGTCCAGCCCCGCGGCCGGAGCCACGAGTCGGTCCACTACGACGGGACGCGCCATCTCGTCGCCGCGAGCGAGGACACCAGCGTCGAGCGGTTCGTCCAGCTGAGCGGACTGGGTGTCGAATCGGGCGTCGAGACGGCGTACTTCCGGGCCAAACGGCGGGCCGAACGCGTCGTTCGCCGGTCGAGCCTCGAGTGGGTGATCTACCGCCCGTCGGTCGTCTTCGGCGACGGCTGTGCGTTTCTCCCGTTCGTCGAGCGACTGTCTCCGCCGCTGATCACGCCGCTGCCGGGCGGCGGACGAACCCGGCTCCAGCCGATCTGGGTCGGAGACCTCGCGCCGATGCTCGCGGACGGGCTCGAGGACGATCGCCACGTCGGCCGGTGCTACGAGATCGGCGGCCCCGAGCGGCTCACGTTCGCCGAGACCGTCAGACAGATCCGCGGCGGGGGAATCGTCGTCCCGATTCCGATGGGACTGACCGCGGTCGCGGCGATGCTGGTCGATCCCGTTCCGTGGATTCCGTTCGGCCGCGACCAGTATCGCGTGCTGGGGCTGGACAATACGACGGCCGACAACGACGTCGCGGCGTTCGGCGTATCGCCGGAAGCGCTCCGAACGCTGTCGGCGTATCTGGCCGCTGCCGATCCGGAGAGCGATATCGAACCGATCGACGCATGA
- a CDS encoding DUF4166 domain-containing protein — protein sequence MTGLFEREVGDEWRTLHPRVRDRYGLESGENREAVGVGRMHDLDRHPLAVPALWLGAFDDFLFPERGTDVPFTIVTEPFVDDDGNEALVLRRRFDTSPPRTFVDTLRWNPARGCLTDLFGRHGRIAADLHITAEDGALALSIGTQWIRMGGRYFTLSSPLAVDGRLRDWYDDEDDRFRVSAAITSPLLGTVFEYEGAFRNEFRPLEDHATPRPALGGVELPGENA from the coding sequence GTGACCGGGCTGTTCGAGCGCGAGGTCGGCGACGAGTGGCGGACGCTCCATCCCCGCGTCCGGGACCGGTACGGACTCGAGTCAGGTGAAAACCGCGAGGCGGTGGGCGTCGGCCGAATGCACGATCTCGATCGGCATCCGCTCGCGGTGCCGGCGCTCTGGCTCGGCGCGTTCGACGATTTCCTCTTTCCAGAGCGCGGTACCGACGTTCCGTTTACGATCGTCACGGAGCCGTTCGTCGACGACGACGGCAACGAGGCGCTCGTCCTTCGCCGGCGCTTCGACACGTCGCCGCCGCGGACGTTCGTGGACACGCTCCGGTGGAACCCCGCTCGAGGGTGTCTGACCGATCTCTTCGGCAGGCACGGACGCATCGCCGCCGATCTCCACATCACTGCCGAGGACGGGGCGCTGGCGCTCTCGATCGGCACGCAGTGGATCCGAATGGGCGGCCGATATTTCACGCTCTCCTCCCCGCTGGCGGTCGACGGACGGCTCCGCGACTGGTACGACGACGAGGACGACCGGTTTCGCGTTTCGGCCGCGATCACCTCCCCGTTGCTCGGCACCGTCTTCGAGTACGAGGGTGCGTTCCGGAACGAGTTCCGGCCGCTCGAGGACCACGCCACACCGCGGCCGGCCCTCGGCGGCGTCGAGCTTCCGGGTGAGAACGCGTGA
- a CDS encoding YndJ family transporter yields MSDRQTTAARTPAPSTTVRPRPRIAGRRVTDLTAAAGGAVWLGLVAGTLGGVISLAAPGLYVALAALVIVPLGVGLVDLPRDATAVRVSYRIAVLGQLPAALAIVAALAAPQGSLAAVALAVPWLGVTGAVALCGLGRFTARRGGPLPELAIDAGLLYVPVAATFLCMHAAGVSLRFAPIIVLLTGVHFHYAGFALPLVVGLTGRILTGEDGRFPATIAGRTTAAGTVVIVAGIVLIAIGITFSSLVEVVAVTAFTAGVVGFALRTLRDAVPEVPRPSGLLLAVAALSLCWTMALAVAFAYSAVPGTPSLVTIPEMIRWHGSVNALGFALPALLAFRLLED; encoded by the coding sequence GTGAGCGACCGCCAGACGACCGCTGCTCGAACACCGGCGCCGTCGACGACCGTTCGTCCCCGCCCCAGAATCGCCGGGCGGCGCGTCACCGACCTGACCGCAGCGGCGGGCGGTGCGGTCTGGCTCGGACTCGTCGCGGGCACGCTCGGCGGCGTGATCTCTCTCGCTGCCCCGGGACTGTACGTGGCACTCGCTGCACTGGTCATCGTCCCCCTGGGCGTCGGGTTGGTCGACCTGCCTCGAGACGCGACCGCCGTGAGGGTGTCCTACCGAATCGCCGTCCTCGGACAGCTGCCGGCCGCGCTGGCGATCGTCGCCGCGCTCGCCGCGCCGCAGGGATCGCTCGCCGCGGTCGCACTCGCCGTCCCGTGGCTCGGCGTCACCGGCGCGGTCGCGCTCTGTGGACTCGGACGGTTCACCGCCCGCCGCGGCGGTCCGCTACCCGAACTCGCGATCGACGCCGGCTTGCTGTACGTGCCGGTCGCTGCGACGTTTCTCTGCATGCACGCTGCCGGCGTCAGTCTCCGGTTCGCGCCGATCATCGTTCTGCTGACGGGCGTCCACTTCCACTACGCCGGGTTCGCGTTGCCGCTCGTGGTCGGGCTGACTGGTCGAATCCTGACGGGAGAAGACGGCAGGTTTCCAGCGACGATCGCGGGACGAACGACGGCTGCGGGGACGGTCGTCATCGTCGCCGGCATCGTCCTGATCGCGATCGGAATCACGTTCTCGTCGCTGGTCGAGGTCGTCGCCGTCACCGCGTTCACCGCCGGCGTCGTGGGATTCGCGCTGCGCACGCTCCGAGACGCCGTGCCGGAAGTGCCACGACCGTCGGGTCTGTTGCTCGCCGTCGCTGCACTGTCGCTGTGCTGGACGATGGCGCTGGCGGTCGCCTTCGCGTATTCCGCTGTTCCCGGGACGCCGTCGCTCGTCACG